From the Mastacembelus armatus chromosome 14, fMasArm1.2, whole genome shotgun sequence genome, one window contains:
- the LOC117152720 gene encoding olfactory receptor 1020-like, whose translation MQTIPCKEVGPVPEEVKVVDKLEIVGQGDRLEPGIEAEDSTEAAGASSKRGDGTGNENRPTTVIFLCFTYIVTVVGNVFLMSQICVGALLSSQKLWIVLMSMSACTVGLLDRLSFCGSLVIQNFMCGMGTILDLACGDTSLISNIAFVSFVLNPCLPPILIILTYVCIVIALSRVASRKERLKAAKTCTSHLILVAVYFIPFLYSNLISDIDRDGMIITEVLPDILPPLINPILYSLKTEEVLNCIKKLCNNILSNITMSKKGVPCLLCTITWDWLKLPHNPG comes from the exons atgcagaccatccCCTGCAAAGAAGTCGGgccggttccagaagaggttaAAGTTGTCGATAAATTGGAGATTGttggacagggagacagacttgagccaggtaTTGAggctgaggattctactgaagcggccgGAGCCTCTTCCAAGCGTGGGGATGGGACCGGAAATGAAAATAGGCCTACCACAG taatcttcctgtgttttacCTATATcgtgactgttgttgggaatgtcttcctaatgtca cagatttgtgtgggagcactgctgtCATCCCAAAAAT tgtggatTGTTTTAATGAGTATGTCAGCATGTAcggttgggctacttgatcgtctttctttctgtggctctttggtgatacaaaacTTTATGTGTGGTATGGGAACAATATTGGACCTGGCCTGTGGTGAcacatctttaatttcaaatattgcttttgttagctttgttttaaatccctgtTTACCTCctatattgataatattgacatatgtttgcattgtcatagcactgagcagggttGCATCACgaaaggaaagactaaaagctgcgaaaacctgcacttctcatctgattctaGTGGCTGTTTACTTTATTCCCTTTTTGTACAGCAATTTGATTTCCGACATTGATCGTGATGGCATGATTATAACCGAAGTTTTACCAGACATCTTACCACCTTTAAtcaatcctattttatactctttaaagacagaagaagtgctgaactgtATCAAAAAACTCTGTAACAATATTTTGAGTAACATAACTATGTccaaaaag ggtgtaccctgcctcttgtgCACTATCACCTGGGATTGGCTCAAACTTCCCCACAACCCTGGATAG